A stretch of the Chitinispirillales bacterium ANBcel5 genome encodes the following:
- a CDS encoding PEGA domain-containing protein — translation MTKILCLLIILLISLADSQPINPFRIASFESEPEDSARPRDMLIKNEGSAPLTELSGIPRSINPGELVVRVKEEGRYKLYKGYIDTNAFNTFPPFYSFDIPAWSNFQNIVTYKFYQNITDNHSLDIEKVYFDNQRIYVMAHSDIFFVRDQHWHNLKGSNTRPAGSLFLTSNPPGADVYLSGKKTGLKTPYTLENLIPGTYEVELFLPKHNFNRRQINVYQDSIVSASFELISDFDTLHIIGEEQHGLLVIPYPPVDTPFVIGDSTFRGHSFKLLDGEHRVRWDGGSRYRSIDTTVTIKGGKVSYFNIPYSRLYGTVKISTFPEDVLVCIEGVPCNAGKQTLELKTGLHSLTASKRGYDTKFRRILVQPDVITHLQLTLGSDFDRDKDGFPDSVDRCPDVYGLYFGCPTLRFRDAFALKMAEVEEYVRSDSLTFGISLVSTINRNPTRRQFGDFISTFTGGRAAMVNNYRGIAAGNIFHVSWRGLIAQLELGQWSSGLRYSRSDTLRLQTPSDNYLVYQDSLAGIQPTIYLPSTAVSLGVRYQLNRFTLIYALGYQWEDIIIEQLQSENDGEFHNVTFDNDFFFHEIQVKRDLFTDLPVMPALYAKVKFPFGQTLRTRWHILQLGLQLNFSPPRRRRDEL, via the coding sequence ATGACAAAAATACTCTGTCTGTTAATTATTTTACTAATCTCATTAGCTGATTCTCAGCCAATAAACCCCTTTAGGATAGCCTCATTTGAGTCTGAACCTGAAGACTCTGCACGACCGCGTGATATGCTGATTAAAAATGAAGGTTCGGCACCACTCACCGAACTCTCCGGCATCCCAAGATCTATTAATCCGGGCGAGCTTGTAGTAAGAGTAAAAGAAGAGGGGAGATATAAACTCTATAAGGGATATATCGATACAAATGCTTTTAATACCTTTCCCCCCTTTTACAGCTTTGATATCCCAGCCTGGAGCAATTTCCAGAACATAGTAACGTATAAATTTTACCAAAATATCACCGACAACCACAGCCTGGACATTGAAAAAGTTTATTTTGATAACCAGCGCATCTATGTTATGGCGCATAGCGACATTTTCTTTGTCAGAGATCAGCACTGGCACAACCTCAAAGGATCAAATACCCGCCCTGCCGGTTCTCTTTTTTTGACCTCCAATCCGCCAGGTGCTGATGTGTACCTCTCTGGCAAAAAAACCGGGCTTAAAACGCCATACACACTGGAAAATCTGATTCCAGGAACTTACGAAGTTGAACTTTTTCTTCCCAAGCATAATTTCAACAGACGACAAATAAATGTTTACCAGGATAGCATTGTAAGTGCCTCATTCGAGCTGATATCTGATTTCGATACTCTGCATATCATTGGAGAAGAACAACATGGGTTACTGGTAATTCCCTATCCCCCGGTTGATACTCCATTTGTGATAGGTGATTCTACTTTCAGGGGTCACTCTTTTAAACTCCTTGATGGTGAACACAGGGTACGCTGGGATGGGGGTAGCAGATACAGGAGTATAGATACAACTGTAACCATCAAAGGTGGAAAGGTATCCTATTTCAATATCCCCTATTCACGGCTCTATGGCACTGTAAAAATTTCTACTTTTCCTGAAGATGTTTTAGTGTGCATAGAGGGAGTGCCCTGTAATGCAGGTAAACAAACTCTGGAACTTAAAACCGGCCTACACAGCCTTACTGCAAGCAAAAGAGGCTATGATACAAAATTTAGAAGAATTCTGGTTCAGCCGGATGTAATCACCCACCTGCAACTCACTCTTGGCTCAGATTTTGACCGAGATAAGGATGGGTTTCCTGATTCTGTTGACCGTTGTCCGGATGTATATGGATTATATTTTGGGTGCCCTACATTACGTTTTCGGGATGCTTTTGCTTTAAAGATGGCAGAAGTAGAAGAGTATGTCAGGTCTGACTCGCTAACCTTTGGCATTTCTCTTGTGAGCACTATTAACCGTAATCCAACCAGAAGACAGTTTGGTGATTTTATCTCCACTTTTACCGGTGGCCGGGCGGCAATGGTCAATAACTACAGAGGTATAGCTGCCGGAAACATTTTCCATGTTTCCTGGAGAGGACTGATAGCACAGCTTGAACTGGGGCAATGGTCTTCAGGGCTCAGGTACTCAAGAAGCGACACCCTAAGGTTACAAACACCATCAGACAATTACCTTGTATATCAAGACTCCCTGGCAGGAATTCAACCAACAATCTACCTTCCCAGCACCGCCGTTTCATTGGGAGTCAGATATCAGCTCAACCGTTTTACACTCATTTATGCGTTAGGGTATCAGTGGGAAGATATCATTATAGAGCAACTACAAAGCGAAAATGATGGAGAGTTCCACAATGTAACTTTCGATAATGATTTCTTTTTTCATGAAATACAGGTCAAAAGGGACCTTTTTACCGATCTTCCTGTAATGCCCGCTTTATATGCAAAAGTAAAATTTCCCTTCGGCCAAACATTGCGCACCAGATGGCATATTCTTCAACTGGGGTTACAGTTAAACTTCTCACCACCAAGGAGGAGGAGAGATGAGCTTTAA
- the lpxB gene encoding lipid-A-disaccharide synthase: MASPRSIAFIAGDPSGDLHCAPVIKELLKRSEGLKTWGIGGPNMQREGFEPLFPFAPFNKMGFVEVAKHIGFFLKAKRQMVNALKQRRPDVLVCVDYPGFNMPVMKEAKKLNIPVLYFIAPMVWAWKKKRAKTLGTQASHIAVIFPFEVNFFKQYKAPVSFVGNPLIEANAEEGYSLTSPKTAPTADQPLRLAIVPGSRSQEVSKMLNPMIKAALIVKKQYPQTIITVSKCPGLHDSHFSSVSEIDTIELFSGPLRQQLSQSDLALVTSGTASLECALLGVPMVVAYRTSTLNYHILKSLITIPHIGLPNIIAGREIVPECIQNETEPEKMASKILKLVKKPSIYYNCASELYKLNNILGEKKPSTTVAEIIESLGYG, from the coding sequence ATGGCTTCACCTCGTTCAATTGCATTTATAGCCGGAGACCCATCCGGTGACTTACATTGTGCGCCTGTAATCAAAGAACTTCTAAAACGATCTGAAGGACTAAAAACCTGGGGAATTGGTGGCCCGAATATGCAAAGGGAAGGATTTGAACCACTATTTCCTTTCGCTCCGTTTAATAAGATGGGGTTTGTAGAGGTAGCCAAACACATAGGCTTTTTCCTCAAAGCAAAACGTCAGATGGTAAATGCACTAAAGCAGAGACGTCCGGATGTCCTGGTTTGTGTGGATTACCCTGGCTTCAATATGCCTGTAATGAAAGAAGCAAAAAAGTTAAACATTCCGGTTCTTTATTTCATCGCTCCTATGGTTTGGGCATGGAAAAAAAAGCGAGCCAAAACGCTGGGAACCCAAGCATCACACATTGCGGTGATCTTTCCGTTTGAGGTTAACTTTTTTAAACAATATAAAGCTCCTGTAAGCTTTGTTGGTAATCCTCTCATTGAAGCAAATGCTGAAGAGGGATATTCACTCACTTCTCCCAAAACGGCCCCTACTGCAGATCAGCCACTTAGATTGGCGATTGTACCTGGTAGCCGTAGCCAGGAAGTGTCAAAAATGCTTAATCCTATGATAAAAGCAGCTTTGATTGTAAAAAAACAGTATCCACAGACGATTATTACCGTTTCAAAATGTCCGGGATTGCACGATTCGCACTTTTCTTCTGTTTCTGAAATTGATACTATTGAATTGTTCTCCGGTCCACTGCGCCAGCAATTGAGCCAGTCGGATTTAGCTCTGGTCACAAGCGGTACTGCATCTTTGGAATGCGCACTCCTTGGAGTACCAATGGTAGTTGCATACAGAACTTCTACTTTGAATTACCACATATTGAAATCTCTGATAACCATTCCACATATTGGACTACCAAATATAATTGCCGGCAGAGAAATTGTGCCCGAGTGTATACAAAATGAAACCGAACCAGAAAAAATGGCTTCAAAGATACTCAAGTTGGTAAAAAAACCTTCAATTTATTATAATTGTGCCAGTGAGCTTTATAAATTAAATAACATACTTGGTGAGAAAAAACCGTCAACAACTGTCGCAGAAATCATTGAGTCACTTGGATATGGGTAA
- a CDS encoding sugar phosphate nucleotidyltransferase: protein MKVVPVILAGGIGERFWPLSRSAMPKQLHSIAGPKSMIEETIERIAPLCSQDTKPLIITSTTIAQKIESILPDPDQVILIGEPQGKNTAPAIALAAAWIREQYEDAVMVVVSADHSIAPKSAFIDAAQYAVSVAKDSQRLIVFGIRPSRPETGYGYIELDSKEGQKDELELFRVKRFVEKPSPEKAQVFKDSGNYLWNSGMFVWRSSVIIDEFKKHMPQLKSQMETLADCRFTESAIEQFYRDCCKESIDFGVMEYSKEVAAVAVNFQWDDIGSWESIGRIFGNNDHNTTATGNNIFEQECSDSLIVNKSSSSVAAIGLKNVAVITVDDAVLVIERSRLPQIKKYLEDIKKSDKLPNTLF from the coding sequence ATGAAAGTGGTTCCCGTTATTTTAGCCGGAGGTATAGGAGAGCGTTTCTGGCCTCTGAGCCGATCAGCCATGCCAAAACAGCTCCACTCCATAGCTGGCCCCAAAAGCATGATTGAGGAAACTATAGAAAGAATTGCACCTTTGTGCTCTCAAGACACAAAACCACTGATAATCACCAGTACAACTATCGCCCAAAAAATTGAATCCATTCTGCCCGACCCCGATCAGGTTATCCTCATCGGTGAACCACAGGGGAAAAATACTGCCCCGGCCATTGCGCTGGCGGCTGCCTGGATTAGAGAACAGTATGAAGATGCTGTTATGGTTGTTGTTTCTGCGGATCATTCCATAGCACCTAAGAGTGCTTTTATTGATGCTGCGCAATATGCGGTATCAGTTGCTAAGGATTCCCAGCGCCTTATCGTATTTGGCATCAGACCCTCCAGACCCGAAACTGGATACGGGTACATAGAGCTGGACTCAAAAGAGGGCCAAAAAGATGAGCTGGAATTATTCAGAGTTAAAAGATTTGTTGAGAAGCCTTCACCGGAAAAGGCACAAGTATTTAAAGATTCCGGAAACTATCTCTGGAACAGCGGTATGTTTGTGTGGCGATCATCAGTAATTATTGATGAATTTAAAAAGCATATGCCTCAGCTTAAATCACAAATGGAAACGCTTGCTGATTGCCGATTCACCGAAAGTGCTATCGAGCAATTCTACCGGGATTGTTGCAAAGAATCGATCGATTTTGGAGTAATGGAATATTCCAAAGAAGTGGCTGCTGTTGCAGTTAATTTCCAGTGGGATGATATAGGTTCCTGGGAATCGATTGGCAGAATTTTTGGCAATAACGACCATAACACAACTGCAACTGGCAATAATATTTTTGAACAGGAGTGTAGTGACTCACTGATCGTTAATAAATCAAGCAGCTCTGTTGCGGCTATTGGTCTTAAAAATGTAGCTGTAATTACCGTAGATGATGCAGTGCTTGTAATTGAGCGTTCCCGGCTGCCGCAAATAAAGAAATATCTTGAAGATATTAAAAAGAGTGATAAACTTCCAAACACACTGTTTTGA
- a CDS encoding PHP domain-containing protein, which yields MLPNNGSIRKYVDLHIHTTFSDGSYTVKEVMEAAVARGLSAISITDHDCTDAYPLALQLGRSMGIEVIPGVELSSDIQGTDIHILGYYVDITCPALINKLKEMKAARYLRAQKIVSNLNKQGVDLRFDTVLSVAGLGAIGRPHIAAAMLKEELVYSFREAFEKYIGYGLPAYVEKLKMQPREVFDLVKQAGGIPVLAHPAVTKVDERIPEFIRDGLMGIEVYHPEHPRAAERHYLKICKKYHLAYTGGSDFHYSANHHKSDIGLPRTPGGTVKSLKQKLVPAL from the coding sequence ATGCTGCCAAATAACGGATCAATACGAAAATATGTTGATCTCCATATACATACCACTTTCTCTGACGGTTCATATACCGTAAAAGAAGTTATGGAGGCTGCTGTAGCCAGGGGACTTTCTGCAATTTCGATTACCGATCATGATTGCACTGATGCCTATCCTTTAGCGTTACAGCTGGGTAGATCAATGGGTATAGAAGTAATACCGGGAGTTGAGCTCTCCAGTGATATTCAGGGGACCGATATTCATATTCTGGGGTATTATGTTGATATTACCTGTCCTGCCCTTATCAACAAATTAAAGGAGATGAAAGCTGCAAGGTACCTTCGAGCTCAAAAAATTGTATCAAACCTCAACAAACAGGGCGTCGACCTTAGATTTGATACGGTACTGAGTGTAGCCGGGCTTGGTGCTATTGGGAGGCCTCATATAGCTGCTGCGATGTTAAAAGAGGAACTCGTATACTCTTTTCGGGAAGCTTTTGAGAAATATATCGGCTATGGATTACCCGCCTATGTAGAAAAACTAAAAATGCAGCCCCGAGAGGTATTTGACCTGGTTAAACAGGCCGGGGGTATTCCGGTACTTGCTCACCCTGCAGTCACTAAAGTTGATGAGCGTATACCTGAGTTTATCCGTGACGGATTGATGGGAATTGAGGTATACCATCCGGAGCACCCCAGAGCTGCAGAACGTCATTATTTAAAGATTTGTAAGAAATACCACCTGGCGTATACCGGTGGGTCTGATTTTCACTACTCAGCCAACCACCACAAATCAGATATCGGACTGCCCCGTACACCTGGTGGAACAGTGAAAAGTCTCAAGCAAAAACTGGTTCCTGCACTTTAA
- a CDS encoding serine/threonine-protein kinase, with protein MPVGSTVGRYRIIEEIDRGGMAVVYRAMQLDLGREVALKVMPANITLNNRFIERFLSEAHSVAKLSHPNIVTTYEVAAQNNIYYLAMEYIPGKNLYHFLHETKPKLVDVLEIIARLADALAYAHSKRIIHRDLKLNNVIMKDRLTPVLIDFGLAKAIESEDTGITRTGEIMGSPAYMAPERLTGARVDHRSDICSLGIMLYEMLTFQNPYLDQSNLHQTTINVMEANPTPPRKIIQWLPSEVEAIILKAMAKDSANRYQSMQEFKEDINRYQRGEPVMAQPPSLWYLSRRFLKRHWAPLVIFAIILAFSSAFLTSRYIQSRRGLSRLQLVYEEEFIRAEALERWSIIDIDGRTGTMWVTDEGHLRAQSQGLSYALLNETFNRDLRIDLEIGAVENDLFNAGIFLFGDNPNDAYCIHINRNGTGEAGITFPNSSFLFTDITDNPIQLKTINRVTVERIDKSLSLTINDQHIAKIYDFFPPRGEGHEKIGFFVNNGTADFINPRIYRRSIPLVPSPTLIAMRFWERGDFQAAKDEYEGLLIQQNNPEKRRELLIKVADCKIRMGQYNEALQTLEKSALLATRDGEFSAQENFLKAVTYRRLGQYTIADSINRAIDLNHSNSPVNFSVQASALKTAAEALRRNQFQVAERIISAHTPLNRRYIHMWAQLHLSILKHYSKEGLLQEAEEVAERIIALYPQHQIQTQARTLLGETYLNRGRISAAAEIFNQCAHTNDVTSGVWGAWMNLAEIYEYDFSYEYALSLYEKVHREVSEGSLNKWLSAIKTGEIKAREAKTLNLPIFRDVIDSHHPFPLPRLIAKYYLDEISESGFIRHWNHLQPQNPNYLFHVAFKASIQGNTRLAQAHLYRLGNRLSPRSWEYFKVLRIQNNFDRW; from the coding sequence TTGCCCGTAGGCTCAACTGTGGGTAGGTACAGGATCATAGAAGAGATCGACAGAGGCGGTATGGCTGTCGTTTACAGAGCAATGCAACTTGATCTTGGACGCGAAGTTGCACTCAAAGTAATGCCTGCAAATATCACTCTAAACAATCGCTTCATAGAGCGTTTCCTTTCTGAAGCGCACTCGGTGGCAAAGCTGAGCCACCCCAATATCGTAACCACTTACGAAGTAGCAGCCCAAAACAATATCTATTACCTGGCTATGGAGTATATCCCGGGTAAAAACCTATACCATTTTCTACATGAAACTAAACCAAAGCTGGTCGATGTTTTGGAAATTATAGCACGCCTGGCCGATGCACTTGCCTACGCTCACTCCAAGAGAATTATTCACCGTGATCTTAAGCTCAATAATGTGATAATGAAAGACCGTCTTACACCGGTACTTATCGATTTTGGCCTGGCAAAAGCAATAGAAAGCGAAGACACCGGTATCACCAGAACTGGTGAAATTATGGGTTCACCCGCTTATATGGCTCCCGAGAGACTTACAGGAGCCAGAGTCGACCATCGCAGTGATATCTGCTCTCTTGGAATTATGCTCTATGAAATGCTTACCTTCCAAAACCCCTATTTGGATCAGAGCAACTTGCACCAAACTACTATCAATGTAATGGAAGCGAACCCTACCCCACCTCGAAAAATTATTCAGTGGTTGCCCTCAGAGGTTGAAGCAATCATTCTCAAAGCAATGGCAAAGGATAGTGCAAATCGATACCAGTCGATGCAGGAGTTTAAGGAAGACATAAACCGGTATCAACGCGGTGAACCTGTTATGGCTCAGCCACCATCCCTGTGGTATTTAAGCAGAAGGTTTTTAAAGAGGCATTGGGCTCCACTGGTCATTTTTGCAATAATTCTGGCATTTTCAAGTGCGTTTCTAACCAGTCGCTATATTCAAAGCAGAAGAGGGCTTTCACGATTACAACTGGTGTATGAGGAAGAGTTTATTAGAGCAGAGGCCCTCGAACGATGGTCTATTATCGATATAGATGGAAGAACCGGCACAATGTGGGTCACTGATGAGGGACATTTAAGAGCACAGTCTCAAGGTTTATCCTACGCTCTTTTAAATGAAACATTCAACAGAGATCTGAGAATAGATCTGGAGATCGGTGCAGTGGAAAACGATCTCTTCAATGCTGGTATTTTCCTCTTTGGCGACAATCCCAATGATGCCTACTGTATACACATTAACCGCAACGGTACCGGTGAAGCCGGGATCACATTTCCTAACAGCTCTTTTCTTTTTACCGATATCACTGATAATCCTATTCAACTTAAAACCATTAACAGGGTCACTGTTGAGAGAATAGATAAATCGCTTAGCCTCACGATAAACGACCAACACATAGCTAAAATTTATGATTTTTTTCCGCCCAGAGGAGAAGGGCATGAAAAGATCGGATTTTTTGTTAACAACGGTACTGCCGATTTTATAAACCCCCGTATCTATCGCAGATCTATCCCCCTTGTACCCAGCCCAACACTTATAGCCATGAGATTCTGGGAAAGAGGAGATTTTCAAGCCGCTAAGGATGAATACGAGGGACTCCTAATCCAACAAAACAACCCAGAAAAAAGAAGAGAGCTGCTTATAAAAGTCGCTGATTGCAAAATACGAATGGGACAATATAACGAAGCCCTGCAAACACTGGAAAAAAGTGCGCTTTTAGCTACCAGGGACGGAGAGTTTTCAGCCCAAGAAAACTTTTTAAAGGCAGTAACCTACAGAAGACTGGGGCAGTATACAATTGCCGATAGTATAAACAGAGCAATAGACTTAAACCACTCAAACAGCCCCGTTAATTTCTCTGTACAAGCATCTGCACTAAAAACCGCAGCAGAAGCGCTCAGAAGGAATCAGTTTCAGGTAGCAGAGAGAATAATCAGTGCCCATACTCCTTTAAACAGAAGATATATCCATATGTGGGCACAACTCCATCTTTCAATCCTAAAGCACTATTCCAAAGAAGGTCTGTTGCAGGAGGCGGAGGAAGTTGCAGAGCGAATTATCGCCCTCTACCCCCAGCACCAGATACAAACTCAAGCCCGTACATTGCTTGGAGAAACATACCTGAACCGGGGTAGAATAAGTGCCGCCGCAGAGATATTCAATCAATGTGCACACACAAACGATGTTACTTCCGGTGTATGGGGAGCCTGGATGAATCTTGCAGAAATTTATGAATACGATTTTTCTTATGAGTATGCGCTCTCGTTATATGAAAAGGTGCACCGTGAAGTCTCTGAAGGATCTTTAAACAAGTGGCTTTCAGCTATTAAAACCGGAGAAATTAAGGCACGAGAGGCAAAAACGCTGAATTTACCAATCTTTAGAGACGTCATTGATAGCCATCATCCATTCCCATTACCAAGGCTGATCGCAAAATATTATCTGGATGAGATTTCTGAATCAGGGTTTATACGACACTGGAATCATCTTCAGCCCCAAAACCCCAATTACCTTTTCCATGTAGCCTTTAAGGCCAGCATTCAGGGAAACACCCGCCTGGCGCAGGCACATCTGTACAGATTGGGTAACAGGTTATCCCCCCGCTCCTGGGAATATTTCAAAGTACTTCGCATTCAAAACAACTTTGATCGTTGGTGA
- a CDS encoding RluA family pseudouridine synthase, translated as MVELKCGPDEAGSRIDKYFRKRLPLLGLSEIYGLIRKGGIKVDGKKVKQNYRLKEGDCLQLKIDPSELKPASRVDQSLESLINTRFFKKNFHVLYEDPYILACNKPAGLVVHSGSGHLNHDNLIDMATAYLISKGECSSESQTPVLVHRLDRDTSGVILLAKNKGVTRILHQSMQSDKFGKKYIAVCHHRPPKNHDTVTTTLKRSDRSATGMKMTVDQKGAVSKSSYKLISYQHDLSRVEVTLHTGRTHQIRVQMSYLKAPVVGDVRYGDSTLDKVLFSQKTIPNRLYLHAHKLTFPHPHTKKTLRIEATIPEEFLRILENSI; from the coding sequence GTGGTTGAGCTCAAATGCGGCCCGGATGAAGCCGGGTCGCGTATTGATAAATATTTCAGGAAAAGATTACCTCTACTTGGCCTCTCAGAGATCTACGGACTTATTCGTAAGGGAGGAATTAAAGTAGATGGGAAAAAAGTTAAACAAAACTACCGCCTTAAAGAAGGTGATTGTCTTCAGTTAAAAATTGATCCCTCAGAGCTTAAACCCGCTTCCAGGGTTGATCAATCTCTTGAAAGCCTTATCAATACCAGATTTTTCAAGAAAAATTTTCACGTTCTCTATGAAGACCCCTACATACTTGCCTGTAATAAACCCGCCGGACTGGTCGTTCACTCCGGCAGCGGCCATCTAAATCACGACAACCTCATCGATATGGCAACTGCCTACCTCATCTCCAAAGGTGAGTGCAGCTCTGAATCACAAACACCGGTACTGGTGCACCGTCTTGATCGTGATACCAGCGGAGTAATTTTACTGGCTAAAAACAAGGGGGTGACACGTATTTTACACCAATCCATGCAAAGCGACAAGTTTGGAAAAAAGTATATCGCTGTATGTCACCACCGCCCCCCTAAAAATCATGACACGGTTACCACCACCCTTAAACGCTCTGACCGCTCGGCAACGGGGATGAAAATGACCGTTGATCAAAAGGGGGCAGTGTCAAAAAGCAGCTATAAACTAATTAGCTATCAACATGATCTCTCTCGTGTTGAAGTGACTCTTCATACCGGCAGAACCCATCAAATCAGAGTTCAGATGTCTTACCTAAAGGCCCCTGTTGTCGGTGATGTCCGTTATGGAGACAGTACTCTTGATAAAGTCCTTTTCTCCCAAAAAACCATACCTAACCGCCTCTATCTTCATGCACATAAGCTAACTTTCCCACATCCACACACCAAAAAAACTCTTCGAATTGAAGCCACTATTCCAGAGGAGTTTTTAAGAATTTTAGAAAACAGCATTTAA
- a CDS encoding ribose-phosphate pyrophosphokinase, translating into MTGKLKIFSGNANVPLAQAICKHAGIELGEREVIRFSNENIKVKIVDSVRGHDVFIIQPSCTPVNDGIMELLIMIDAIKHASAARITAVVPYFPYVRSDKKDEPRISITARLMADLLETAGADRVMTMNLHSPQIQGFFRVPVDHLLAGRLLCDYFEECGTDNCVVVAPDAGSAKRAGAYAIRMNLPMAILDKRRSDDSETPYIHHVIGDVKGKRAIIFDDEIASGGSILEVVRALEDLGVTEIQACCVHPVLSGDAAEKLNNSALSKLVVTDTIFIPEEKKFPKLKVISVSELFAKAIMFTNQGKSISGLYNGY; encoded by the coding sequence ATGACAGGTAAACTGAAGATCTTTTCGGGAAATGCAAATGTTCCTCTGGCCCAGGCAATCTGCAAACATGCTGGCATAGAATTGGGGGAACGGGAAGTAATCAGATTCAGTAATGAAAACATCAAAGTAAAAATAGTTGATAGTGTGAGGGGACATGATGTTTTCATAATCCAGCCTTCGTGTACACCGGTTAATGATGGTATAATGGAGCTGCTGATTATGATAGATGCTATCAAGCACGCCAGCGCTGCTCGAATTACTGCAGTAGTACCCTACTTCCCTTATGTACGATCAGATAAAAAAGATGAACCAAGAATTTCAATTACTGCACGGTTGATGGCCGACTTGCTTGAAACTGCCGGTGCAGACAGAGTGATGACGATGAATTTGCACTCACCTCAGATTCAGGGTTTCTTCAGAGTTCCGGTGGACCATCTTTTAGCAGGAAGACTGCTGTGTGACTATTTTGAAGAATGTGGTACAGATAATTGTGTCGTGGTTGCCCCTGATGCAGGAAGCGCAAAACGTGCTGGAGCTTATGCAATCAGAATGAATCTTCCAATGGCAATTCTGGATAAAAGAAGAAGCGACGATTCTGAAACACCATATATTCATCACGTTATCGGAGATGTTAAAGGAAAAAGAGCTATCATTTTTGATGATGAAATTGCATCCGGTGGCTCTATTCTGGAAGTGGTTAGAGCACTTGAAGATCTTGGAGTAACTGAAATTCAGGCCTGTTGTGTGCATCCTGTGCTTAGTGGTGATGCGGCTGAAAAGCTGAACAACTCGGCATTATCTAAACTTGTCGTAACCGACACAATCTTCATACCAGAAGAGAAGAAATTTCCAAAACTGAAAGTAATCTCTGTTTCCGAACTTTTTGCAAAAGCAATTATGTTTACCAACCAGGGAAAATCGATTAGCGGACTTTATAACGGATATTAA
- a CDS encoding DUF4388 domain-containing protein has translation MFIFEVPVWLLLSGLLCGVCGGGAWIFFMHKKNVQQTQTQSFNTSFVFSGNLKHTSLLDAIQFLEIGRREGILHVYCGRRKGYLTFLKGQVIDAFYRNETGREAIFLMLSLEEGDFYFEPKEITQPRLISETMMDIAFEWDERKNGAN, from the coding sequence ATGTTTATTTTCGAAGTTCCGGTCTGGCTTTTATTATCTGGGCTGCTGTGCGGTGTTTGTGGAGGTGGTGCATGGATTTTTTTTATGCACAAGAAAAATGTTCAACAAACTCAAACTCAATCCTTTAACACAAGCTTCGTTTTCAGCGGTAACCTCAAACATACCAGTTTGCTTGATGCTATTCAGTTTCTTGAAATCGGCAGACGTGAAGGTATACTCCATGTGTACTGTGGAAGAAGAAAAGGGTATCTGACTTTCCTCAAAGGCCAGGTAATCGATGCTTTTTATAGAAATGAAACTGGCAGGGAAGCGATTTTTTTGATGCTTTCATTAGAAGAGGGCGATTTTTATTTTGAACCCAAAGAGATCACTCAACCAAGACTGATCTCTGAGACGATGATGGATATAGCATTTGAGTGGGACGAGCGAAAGAATGGAGCTAATTAG